The stretch of DNA ATCCCTTCTGAAGGACAACAGCTGGATTAAGAAGGATGTTACCAGTGATAAATCAGTGGAGTGAGTTCCAATTTAAAcataacaataagaaaaaaaaataaatgaatgaataaatgtatgTATTCGTCAGAGAAATATTTggtaaaaaacagtgtgaaatatACAATGATAACATTCATAGTCCCATACTGCTGCTAAAAAGACAATTCTACAAAACTGGACTATAGCAAAACTTGAATGTACTCACTGCTCAAACTGTTGAAACGTGGCAGACTTTTGTgctaaatatttagaattttttttgcaAAGTATGTGTTGAATACAAACACTCCCTCCTATTTTTCTCTATCTGCGAAGATGATTGTACCCGTAGAAACTTGTCATTCATGCTTCTGTTTTCTTTTGCATTCACTCTTTCTACCTGTCGGCTGCTCTCTATCCCCTTGTTGTTAACAttttgtgtgaaaaataaaaattcttgatcacaaaaaagaaaaacatcagcTAAACTGTGACTATTTTTGATTTTACAGTCAGGACTCAAACTTTGGGAGAACCGTCCTGAGTCGATTTAAATCAGCTGAAAACCTGAACAGGTACTGTGTTCCTTCTGAACTGTTCACACTTCCTGTTTATAACAAATGAGCTCTCATTAAAAACAAGCACACTAAATCTATACTCTATACAGAGGTTTATGGAATATGCACTATATTTGTACAGCTCTCCAGATAAAACCACTTCAGTCGTCACCACCAAAACCTCTACTACTCCTCCTGAAAGATCCTCAGTCCAGAATCTAACCAGAAGGTAATGCAGCTGACAAAAATGCATTCATATCAGGTATACTAAATACTAGTGATCTAATTATTTGTACTGATAACACTGTTTGGTATGAGTATTGTACAGTGAAAAAGACCCCAAAACTTTATTAATACCTATAGGCAGCTGTGGAAATTAAAAGTTTGTTCAATCTAGTGTTGTATAGACTCACCTAATAACCTAGTTAATATAGTGTCAACAGTTAATAGTGTGTTAAATAAGCAATAGATTTTCTACACACACCCACAAATGCTAAAACATCACCCTCATcctatatatcaatattttataagATATCATAAACCTCTGAAGtagacttgaaggcagcattatgTACGCATGTGAAATTACCTTTTTTAAACTAGTAAAGCATATCATATATTTTCTGTGCAACTGTGCACACCAAACCATGACCAGTACACTAATAGTTTGGTGCAACTACacatattattatacattttaaatcataTCACAACACTGTATGGAGTTGCATTCACAGACTAACATTCCaaagttatatttaaaaaagtaaaacagtaacaaaactctctctttttatgtattttgcaGATTCAGCGCAAGTCAGGATGAACTGGATTCACGCGGGTAAAATTAGTTTGacattatattcatttttatacatttattatattgtccatatatatatatatatatatatatatatatatatatatatatatatatatatatatatatatatatatatgtataatcatgtttaataGAGTGAAACAGTGGTAATTTGCTTTGAATgctgtattctatttttttaaaggaaaaccaGCACTCAGACTGTAGTAACTACTACAAACACTACACCCAAAAGGTATGAAGATGATTTATCTTCATTAAAACAGACTTGattattattaaaagtaaaaatatatatatatttggtagaCATAATAATAATTGGTGATTTTTCATTTCTGTTCCAGAAGCTCAAGTGTTACCAAGACAGAGACCATCACTAAAACTACTTCCAAGGAGCCCACAGAAACGTGAGTGATGAATATACATGTGTTGTCAACTTTATTTGGAGAAAACCCTTGTACTGACTCTTCTCTTGTGTTTATGGATTACGGtacagtaaaactgtaaaaacggtGACGTCACCAACTTCAACTATTAAAACCACCACAAGGTAAAAACATACTCCGCTTAACACATATCTTACATATATTAGCAGTACGATGCTCCACACCAGCTTCACAAActttaaaaatcaatataatcATTTCTGTTTTACAGAACGTCATCTGTGAAGACTGAACCAGAGCTGTAAGTGTCCCTTTTCATGTTAAAGCTGCTGTTGAATTCATACAGTACACTGTGTACTGAACAGTGAATATTACAGTTCGGCATGATCCTGTCTAATGAATATCTATTGGGTTTATGTCATGTTCAACAAACTGTATTAAAGCTTTaacacttttagtgttaaatGAGCACTGTGAGTGTTGAAACATAACACTTGTAGTGTTTGTTTAACTCTATGGgtcggtttcccagacagggattaagcctagttataGTCTATACTTTTATTTCAATAAAATCTCTTTATTGAAAATGCTGTGCAGTCCATGACTAAGTTTTATCTGCCCATATATGTGTTGATTTAACAGTATAATATGGAGCATTGGTGATCATTTAATCGTTTGAATGCTGTATTGTATCTCTTTAATGAAAAACCAGCACTGCGACTGTCGTAACAACTACAGATTCTACACCCAAATGGTGTAAGTAgtacataataatattaattaataatttctcATATCTGTTCCAGAAGCTCAAGTGTTACCAAGACAGAGACCATCACTAAAACTGCTTCCAAAGAGCCCACAGAAACGTGAGTGATGAATACACGCTTGTGATGTCTTTTCTTTTGGAGAAGACTATTGTATTCACTATGTTCTTGTGTTTATGGAttacagtaaaactgtaaaaacggtGACGTCACCAACTTCAACCACTAAAACCACCACAAGGTAAAAAACATACTCAGCTTAACTTTTTCttacatacagttctggaaaacatgaataatcacttcagtttctgaatcagtttctctgattttgctatttacaggtatatgtttgagtaaaatgaacattgttgttttattctataaactacgaacaacatttctcccaaataaaaatattgttatttagagcatttatttgcagaaaatgagaaatggctgaaataacaaaaaagatgtagagatttcagacctcaaataatgaaaataaaacaagttcatattcataaagaattaagaaatcaatatatggtggaatttgggtgtttttaaatcacagatttcatgcatcttggcatgttctccttcaccagtcttacacactgcttttggataactttatgccactcttggtgcaataaattcaagcagtttagcttggtttgatggtttgttagtaaaatcaaaaaaacatatcattttaagtggtcttttatttattttccagagctgtatattagcatTATGATGCTCCAGCACCACAACCACAACCTACACCTGTTTTACAAACTCTAAAATCATTTCTGTTTTACAGAACATCATCTGTAAAGACTGACCCAGAGCTGTAAGTGTCCCTTTTCATATAATAAAGCTGCTGTTGAATTCAGACAGTACATTGTGTACTGAACAGTGAATATTACAGTTCAGCATGATCCTGTCTATTGCATATCTATTGGGCTATTATGGCATGTACAATAAACCaccttcagaaaaaaatatttcaaatattttaaatgtcaAGTCCACACCCCTCTGTCACACCCTGTTTAAGGAAACATTCTTTCCTAAGAAAGGGCTTTTAAAATAACACTGCATTTTCCTTTCAGCACCAGCACTACTACTACTGTAAGAGATGGCACAAAGACCACGGTGACCACCACCAGGtagaaacactgaacacacaaGAACTGCCATTTCAGCTTCTCAGCCTCTTCTCACTTTTAAAAACTGCtgatgtttttaaacatatttccTCAGCACATCTTCTGTGAAGTCACCAACCAAAAGCGAGACATTCACTGAGAAGATCCTCTCTGATACTACCAACATCGGGTATGTGTTTATCAGCACAGCTGCATATATTTATGTGTTCCTGACAGCCCTGAGGCATGCCTTTTCTCGCTCtttaatcattattattgttaaaacAGGCAGCATGCCTTTTAGCAGTAGTGTAGGTCTGTTTGATCTGAAGACAGACGGCCTCATTGATCAGATTATCACCTTTACTTTACAGTGTCTGCAGTTTTTACCTCAGCGTGTCTGTCTGTCACTATCCTGCTGCTTGAAGCTCTCAGATTCACTATCAGCCCTAGGGCTCGTTTGGCTGTGCTTAAAGTGAAAGATGTTAAATCTGCCCTCAAGCTGTTTGCATTAACTGGCTGCCTGCTGAAGGTTATAGATGCATTTGCATACAAGGAGAAAGGTCATTGCCGCTCCCTCTCAGTGAGATATGCCAgtgacattcattcattcattcaatcactAATTTCATCTAGTTTATcacagtaaatttgccagtgttaaatcagcactgacagtgttaaattacattttaagtgtTAACACTGATTTAACACAAGCTAATTAATTTTCTGTTCCACAATATTAACACTATTGAATTATCATACAACATATTGgcaattttttaaatttgtaatatttaaataattgaatgTAATAACTTTATGTAATAATtgcatgtaatatttttttttacttttttaaaacgtATTTAAAAATTCTTCATGATTAAAAGTTCATTGCTTATTCAAActaattttttgcattattatgttagtaaattattattacataatttttatggtcttaaaatgacaatatatatatttgtctatatattttatttcaatatatCATCCATAAAAATTGGTTATCATGACTGGCCAATGTCTGCAAACTTGCAAAGTTTTTCATTATCCAATGTccagttaaataaactaaaactgtTGTTATTAATTGTTGTTAAtagaactgtattttttattgcttttttaaagGAAAACTCAAACTCAACCTAAAGTGACAAACACAGAGACTCCAACCAAAACGTATGAACATGAGTCAACTTCATGAATCCAGATTTTAATATTATTGAAAGTTTAAGATTTTACTAATTTAGTAATGATTGGTGTGTCTTTATATATGCTCCAGAATCTCCAAGACAGAGACCATCACTGAAACCGCTGCCAAGGAACCCAGAGTTCGGTGAGTAATGAATTTGTGTGTGATATCTGGAtcatttaattcaaattaatcatttaatgtTTCCTATAGAAACTCTTACACAGTCTTTCCTCTCATCTTCAGAGATTACACCAAAACTGTCACAACAGAGACACAGCCAGCTTCAACCATCACAAGAACTACGAggtaagaaaaagtaaaaaaaaaaatctgcagcaaAATCAACTTCTCCATATCATAAACATGCTCCAACATCTACGACTTATCCCACCTCATCTGTACATCTGTTCAAACTCTAAATGAATAgtgataaataattttattttacagaacCTCTGTGAGGACTGATCCAGAGATGTAAGTGAGCTTTTTTCATGTTAAAGCTGCTGTTCATTTATACAGTGAAGATCAagttcaaaatgtaaatatattgggGTTCAGTATAATCCTTGTAATAAAGgttaataaaacatgaataatacaATTTGCATTATTTCTTTGAATGaaaaaatgtgcaaaacaaaTGTTTTACACTGACCTCTGATTTAATCACTTTTCCATATTAACTTTCAGCACCAAAACCTATACTAGCTATAATGATACTCCAACATCTAAAACTACAACCCGCACCATCACCACCAAATCCAGGTAAATACTTCTCAGAGTACTACGGGTATTACTATTAGTGTGCTGAGTCTCTGTATTGGTATCACTCAGATAATGGCCAAAATCAATggattacatttaataaaaaatgcacaGTCTAATATGATTCATCAGCCTTAACTATCATGTAAAAGCTCAACCCCTAGACACCTACATGTCAATAACATGTGTTCAAATCTACATGCCTTCATAGAGGAGTAGAATATTGTTTCACAGATTGAGCATTATATTTTTTAGATGACTATGTTAAACAGATTACTAATTATAAATAGTTCAATCTAAGAGAGAGTGAATCATAGTATCTGATTGGTATTATTATTGGCAGATACTCATTATCTATCGGACTCAGTATGTATGAATATATCTCAATATGACCCTTAACACACCAATTACAACTACAACACCATGTTATTGCAATGCTATGTGAATGTCAATTAATCACTTTCACTGTCTCATAGTGCTGAGGACCAGCTGTTTGACACCCTAATACCGACATCCATCAAGTCAGTGTCCTCCTCCGCACCTGACACCAGCAGGTATGGCATGCAGGGTGGGGCTGACATATTATTATAGTAAGCCTGTAGCCCTTTTGTGATGACATACAAATAAGACATTTACATATTGTGTCTTTTTCGCAGTAACGAGACAACAAGTGTAACCAGTCCCACGACCTACACCAGAACCTCGTACAAAACAACCAGGTCAGCCTTCTCATATGGACTCCAGTGTTTGCATGAGCGTGCTAGAGAACTTTACAGTGCAGTCATATTCCAGACTGCATctatttaaccatgtctctgtacCGCATTCGCAGGACTGAGGAATACCCTTCGGACACGGTGATCACCAGAACCATTAGATCTGTCTCCTCCCCACCTGACAGGTGAGACTTTTACTGAGATATTGTTTAAAATTCACATTTCtaaaatttaaatttgaattttagatttttaaatattttaagtattacagaaattaaatattttgtattattatctactatttatttgctatattttcaaggtcacaccctaccataatcatatctcctctGACCTTAACTTAAAtagatgtttatatattttttcctttattatattttttactatttttgtattttatatgtaatctttatttatttttttatatagttttattattatttgcttatatatatttgcttttttatatatagttgtATTAGTATTTGCTTAaatattttcctgacctgtttctctgtcctttcctctgtgctgctgtaacatttccccattgtgggattaataaaggattttcTTATCTGATCTTAAATTATCTTATCAtaagaaaaatactttttacttattacattttatttacgaCGTTAAAAGTTTGTTtcttaatttatgtatttttcttgCTAAAATGACACTGCCCTCAACTAAtttctatttatatgtattttttaatttattttaacaaatattatttgaaaagtgctaatttatcattttttttttacagtactttgCAAAGGTATGAGCGGCGCAGTAGTTTTAACGGCTCCACTACAACCTACACTACTACTTCCACAACTTACACAGACAGCAGCAGGTACAGTCAGTGCagagtaaaatatttaaataaataaaaaataaaaataaaaaatactgaacaTGACTTTACAGCAGGTCCTTGGATTATCTCTCTGATGGCCTTACATCAAAAACTGTTAAAACCGTGTACACAACACCTGAAAGGTAGGACAGAACTGCTctctatttacattattattatttttttatacatttgtttgggaataaaacaagtaaatgtaaaatgtgcaTCACTTAACAACAGGACTTATATTGAGAGGGATATCTGTACAATCTGCCACAAGCCCATGATCTCTGACGTCAGGATGATTCTGGATGACATGAATATGCAGTGTCATGCCACTTGTTTCAAAGTAAGCTCTTTATTTGAGTATATCTGGATAgtattataattaaaattatatatatttttatgaattcACTCTCATGCTCTGTGGATCTCTGTGTAACAGTGTGAGGTGTGTAAGAGCTCTCTGGGCCACCTGAAGGCAGGGGACAGCATGTGGGTGTATCAGCGCACTGTGCAATGCGAGAGATGCTTCGGTATCACTAGAAGTAAGAAAGAAAGTGTTACTCTAGTACTCAAACCTGTACTGTTTCGTGAAAGTTTACCCAGGGAATTATCTAAAATAACTAAACCTGCTTGTTTTACAGATAAGTGGCATCGCTAAAGCTACCACCGTGGTGAATGTGAAGATAAATTATGACGAACATAGAAATGAAGGAAATCTTTATGTGGACTTATTCAATTAATACTTTCATAAGGTGAAGGAAAATGTTCATATTCTGTTATTATAAGCAAGTGACCATCTGGGATGTGGGTTTATCTACAGTAAGTGGTGGTGGGGATGAATAAGAGGTTTCCTTGTTGTTTTTCTGTATTATTGTATCTTATTAATTAAATTCTAATTACCAACTGAAGTAAACATTAGGTGTCCTGTAAGTCACCATATTATGATATATGTTAATGAAAAGTACATGTTGAGGTCATAAATTTGTCCTCTGTTTGTTTTCTCCATTCTGTATTTAAAGTAATCAATAAAAAGTACATGATATTGGTGTTCGTGTTTGTCATTCATTAGGCTCAATACACAATAATCatatttacttttaaacatgctcACTTGACTTATGAATGCTCTTTAATAAAGTTGGTTCACTTCACATCATAGCACTCTTTAAATTgtacctgaaaataaaaaaaatgccttttattTCCATTGGAAAATTATTTAACAATATTAATCAGTCAGATCAAATACAGAAACCCACACATGTACACCCACTGCCTGCATGGTGCCATCATATCACCTATAATCTCTGTCTGATATGAAATTTAATGTTTAAAGGTTTTATGACTAAAATATTCTTGAATTTTTTATAAAAGAAACTAATTTAGATGTAGttcgtttaaataaaaaaaatgtttttgtcaaTAGAAATTCACAATAGAACATCATCTGAAATTTATTCGTGATaaaaacatatcttttttttgttattacaaataacagtacttacaacagcaaaaacattaataaatggttaagtaatggtAAAGTAACTATTATTAATTGACTCTAGTTATTAGTCTGTCACTAAACATTACTACTGTACATGTTAATGCTAAAGAATGTCAGACATTGATTTTaaacattagttaaaaaaatattgtaatgtgtaataatgtcgtAAATAGTGTCAATTAACACTTAGTTAAAACCTTCTGTGATATGTACCATCAATAAATGTACACttattatatttgtgtttatatatttttatgaaactttttataaaaaatgttaatataaaactTTTATGAATACCATTGTGGGCGCCATGGACATGAATGAACATGACTGACATAGCAATATTTGGCTTCAGTTTAATTTGACAGAATAAGTTGGGCCAAAAAATATACATACCCACactttaattaattcagtgattgagTGATTCCTGTAAGTGAtcatgattgactacagctggtaGCTATTCTGTGTTCTGAACACATTAAAAGGGCTATTTGACAACTTGTATTGGCTTACAACAAATACACAATGTCTCTTAAAACCATtttcccccgggaaaattccgttgtgttgtgactcacttccgttgtgttgtggttctatttgcagcgcgtttttctttttgcagcgcgtttttctatttgctgcgcctgtgttgtaattttgatggatgtgttttgtgcttttgcagcgcttttctatttgcactgcgctgggctttctcggccaccgtactgtCAACATTAACATGCTAATTAATTTCAGGACAAAAATAAATAACCTTATACTTATGCTAAAGTTTATGCTCTCTTTCTCACTTGTGTGGTcatgcacaaacaaacacacacagctgatgacaCTTTTCCTTTTTTCAAGCTATCAAAGGAGCTATGCTAgtatcaaaactaccctgagacaTTTTAACACAGTCAAATAAATATAAGCCATATCtggatgggattcgtttctcagggggtgctGGGGTAGTTTTATTTTTCATGGAGGCTCCTCTGTGATtgtattcctgtccagaacgaccatataTGTATTTTTCTCAGATTAAAAATTATaagctgaattacctactgtttttcgctgaacacCGTGGTCCTCcgctaattttagtcctgtccggattcACATCTtgtcacctcgcatttaataaaatagctatttgtccactgccacgcaccatgattacactttgggcgcacagTTCCATGGAGATCCagttaaacacaacagcaagtggaaatggaggagctactgaatgcgatgttgTGACCGGAAAATCCAAAAAAGTCACTGGTCCGCAAGATGCTAGAGTTTTATTTTTCACActtccggatagggctatagtgTGCCAGGTGTAAACCACACTAAACCATTatttttgtcccctttttaaaaagATGTAATCATGATTATATCCATTATTTAGTCAGAGAATAttggattatttgtgattaatttGATTCTTTTTTCAATGACAGACACCACTAGTATATGCACTGAATAATGTTTGTACATTTTCAttcattcaattttatttatatagcgctttttacaacaaaggttgtcacaaagccgctttacaggaaaaacaggtccacgcctcttatgagcagcaccacagagttgccaattttatggtgacacagtggcaaggaaaaactccctttaagaggaagaaaccttggaaggaaccaagactcagtccgaggaacccatcctactcgggttgacccgctcagtacaaacaacaaacaaaataacagaacaaaacagtacagagaattaatgtgaactatggctaatataacaggtactaatttatgaatataagaatgtgatgggcacaaactatagagctatggctaatacagaaacagatactgagtgtgttaatggtaatcagtgcaaaTGTAATGTTTGTACTTCTTAAAGCATTTAAGTGTATTGTTATGACAGtacaaattagtaaaaaaaaaaaaaaactctccttTACCACAGTGTGATTATTATTAGGTGAAGATGACAAAGCATCATCCAGTCTATCACCTTTTTTTCCTTCATCCACACACTAGAGGAACTGAACAAAAGGAGAGGGCTTTTAAAATGCCCGGCAGGCTGgtacccctgtgtgtgtgtgtggtgttttgttttgagctgagaggaggaggaggaggaggaggaggaggaggagacactgagagtcagcagcagcagcagcagaagctccacaTCACACACAGCATCTGAATGAAGCAGCATGGCGCTGCCGCCAGCCCAGCACTGAAAGCTGCTCTCACGGCCACGCTGGCTCTCACTCTCTCAGCCTCGCCACCATCTTTAACTCCCGGCTAATTCGCGGATTGCGGTCCGATGGAAGCCGCTGTGATGAACCTCCAGATGATGGCGGACGTCAACGGCAACAGCAGTAAGGTTATGGACGCCGAGCTGGAGGTGAAAAAGCTCCAGGAGCTCGTGAGGAAGCTGGAGCGGCAGAACGAGCAGCTGAGGACGAGGGCAAACACGGCCAACAGCTGCCCCTCAGCCGCTCACCTGTGCTCCTCCAGCTCGAGCTGCTCTGGACATCTCACAGCTGCACAGATAGCGATATTACACACGGGGAATTACTGCGCGGCCCCTCCGCCCGCCACCGCTCCGTTTGTGTCCCACAACACCGAGGAGATCTACCCGTATTTCCATCCTCAGAGAGAGGCGGAGAACAACGGCTGCGACCAGACAGCGCTAGACGAGGCTGAGATCCTGGACATTTCTGCTCTTCTTCCCAACCCTGGAGAGGCTGAGGACACCTGGTACTGCAGCCCTGCTCCATTTTACTGACCCACTTCTaaaactgtgtgtttttattacagttaaaatgattaaaatacagTAAGTTTTAGGTAAACATAGgggtttacatttaaaaaaaaaaaacagctacagtAGCTAGTTTACTAGGTTAGTTGTTTAGTATTGTGTAGAGACAGCAATGCAGAAATTACTGATGGCTTCTTTCACTTAGTAATGCCACACCTGCTCAAtactgttatttgtatttattgattgatttattttacagtataacTACTTTGTTTATTAGTGACCCAAACATAAGTACTGCTGCAGCAGTGGCTGATGGGATACTCTAGCTGTCCTTTGTTAAGTCTGTTTACATCTGATATGCTCATAGCTAAAAGCTTCTGAAGATGGAGAATACCTTAACCTAGCTCATTGGCTGAAACATTTGCTTACTCACAAGGAAACTCTCAAAAATGTGAGGTTTCAAAtacctgcttaaaaaaaaacaccaccagctcaagctggttaagctgattgaccagcaaaGAATAtgtggaaatggaaatgaatggaaCAGTTTATCTGGTTTTCTTGGTGACCACGCTTGGACATGCTAGTTGTCTAGCTTGGTCATGCCAATAAAACAGCTAAACTATTCCATTAAAATGGACAAATACACTTTGCTAGACCTGCATCACCAAACTGGACCATTaagaccaaactggttgaccatcAAGACCACTGAGGCCAAGCATTACCACAATCAAATGCAACATACCCTTTCCTGATCAAGAGCTGCTTAACAAGCTGATTTCCCCTAATATGGCATGGTTTGACCTGGATGATCAACTTTTTAACCACTTTGGTCATACGAGGCCTGCTTAGACCAGCTGCCAGCAAAAGCTGGTCTTaaactggatttttcagcaggcaGCTGAATACAGAAATAACTGAATTAATGGCACATCTGTTCAATATTTGTTACAGTATACTTTAATttaagctgattgaccagcaaaGAATATGTGAAAAAGGAAATTAATGTAATGGTTTGTTTATCTGGTCTTCTAGCATGACCAGTGtgaccaagctagacaaccagcatgtccaagcttgaccatgctggtcaaccaccttggtAATATTATCAACCAGCATGGTCCAGCTTGGACATgctggttgtctagcttggtaATGTCAATAAACCAGTGAATACAATTCTTTAAAATGAACACAAACACTCTGCTGGACCTGTATTATTAAACCGGGCCATCAAGACCAAACTTGTCGACCATCAACACAACTTAGGCCAACTGTTAGTACTGTGTAGTGACAGTAATGCAGAAATATTACTGACCTGAATTAATAGACTGACctgaattaaaaaagaaaatgtataaacTAATTTATTAAGTTTAATTTCTACTGCAGCAGTGGCTGATGGGATACTCTAGCTGTTCTTTGTTAGGACTGTTT from Astyanax mexicanus isolate ESR-SI-001 chromosome 11, AstMex3_surface, whole genome shotgun sequence encodes:
- the scel gene encoding sciellin isoform X3 is translated as MSATATRRSYPPTKTDSTSPKTVVDDSKKKTSLLKDNSWIKKDVTSDKSVDQDSNFGRTVLSRFKSAENLNSSPDKTTSVVTTKTSTTPPERSSVQNLTRRFSASQDELDSRGKTSTQTVVTTTNTTPKRSSSVTKTETITKTTSKEPTETKTVKTVTSPTSTIKTTTRTSSVKTEPELSSSVTKTETITKTASKEPTETKTVKTVTSPTSTTKTTTRTSSVKTDPELTSTTTTVRDGTKTTVTTTSTSSVKSPTKSETFTEKILSDTTNIGKTQTQPKVTNTETPTKTISKTETITETAAKEPRVRDYTKTVTTETQPASTITRTTRTSVRTDPEITKTYTSYNDTPTSKTTTRTITTKSSAEDQLFDTLIPTSIKSVSSSAPDTSSNETTSVTSPTTYTRTSYKTTRTEEYPSDTVITRTIRSVSSPPDSTLQRYERRSSFNGSTTTYTTTSTTYTDSSRSLDYLSDGLTSKTVKTVYTTPERTYIERDICTICHKPMISDVRMILDDMNMQCHATCFKCEVCKSSLGHLKAGDSMWVYQRTVQCERCFGITRNKWHR
- the scel gene encoding sciellin isoform X1 — translated: MSATATRRSYPPTKTDSTSPKTVVDDSKKKTSLLKDNSWIKKDVTSDKSVDQDSNFGRTVLSRFKSAENLNSSPDKTTSVVTTKTSTTPPERSSVQNLTRRFSASQDELDSRGKTSTQTVVTTTNTTPKRSSSVTKTETITKTTSKEPTETKTVKTVTSPTSTIKTTTRTSSVKTEPELSSSVTKTETITKTASKEPTETKTVKTVTSPTSTTKTTTRTSSVKTDPELTSTTTTVRDGTKTTVTTTSTSSVKSPTKSETFTEKILSDTTNIGKTQTQPKVTNTETPTKTISKTETITETAAKEPRVRDYTKTVTTETQPASTITRTTRTSVRTDPEITKTYTSYNDTPTSKTTTRTITTKSSAEDQLFDTLIPTSIKSVSSSAPDTSSNETTSVTSPTTYTRTSYKTTRTEEYPSDTVITRTIRSVSSPPDSTLQRYERRSSFNGSTTTYTTTSTTYTDSSSRSLDYLSDGLTSKTVKTVYTTPERTYIERDICTICHKPMISDVRMILDDMNMQCHATCFKCEVCKSSLGHLKAGDSMWVYQRTVQCERCFGITRNKWHR
- the scel gene encoding sciellin isoform X2 produces the protein MSATATRRSYPPTKTDSTSPKTVVDDSKKKTSLLKDNSWIKKDVTSDKSVDQDSNFGRTVLSRFKSAENLNSSPDKTTSVVTTKTSTTPPERSSVQNLTRRFSASQDELDSRGKTSTQTVVTTTNTTPKRSSSVTKTETITKTTSKEPTETKTVKTVTSPTSTIKTTTRTSSVKTEPELSSVTKTETITKTASKEPTETKTVKTVTSPTSTTKTTTRTSSVKTDPELTSTTTTVRDGTKTTVTTTSTSSVKSPTKSETFTEKILSDTTNIGKTQTQPKVTNTETPTKTISKTETITETAAKEPRVRDYTKTVTTETQPASTITRTTRTSVRTDPEITKTYTSYNDTPTSKTTTRTITTKSSAEDQLFDTLIPTSIKSVSSSAPDTSSNETTSVTSPTTYTRTSYKTTRTEEYPSDTVITRTIRSVSSPPDSTLQRYERRSSFNGSTTTYTTTSTTYTDSSSRSLDYLSDGLTSKTVKTVYTTPERTYIERDICTICHKPMISDVRMILDDMNMQCHATCFKCEVCKSSLGHLKAGDSMWVYQRTVQCERCFGITRNKWHR
- the scel gene encoding sciellin isoform X9 codes for the protein MSATATRRSYPPTKTDSTSPKTVVDDSKKKTSLLKDNSWIKKDVTSDKSVDQDSNFGRTVLSRFKSAENLNSSPDKTTSVVTTKTSTTPPERSSVQNLTRRFSASQDELDSRGKTSTQTVVTTTNTTPKRSSSVTKTETITKTASKEPTETKTVKTVTSPTSTTKTTTRTSSVKTDPELTSTTTTVRDGTKTTVTTTSTSSVKSPTKSETFTEKILSDTTNIGKTQTQPKVTNTETPTKTISKTETITETAAKEPRVRDYTKTVTTETQPASTITRTTRTSVRTDPEITKTYTSYNDTPTSKTTTRTITTKSSAEDQLFDTLIPTSIKSVSSSAPDTSSNETTSVTSPTTYTRTSYKTTRTEEYPSDTVITRTIRSVSSPPDSTLQRYERRSSFNGSTTTYTTTSTTYTDSSSRSLDYLSDGLTSKTVKTVYTTPERTYIERDICTICHKPMISDVRMILDDMNMQCHATCFKCEVCKSSLGHLKAGDSMWVYQRTVQCERCFGITRNKWHR